One Actinomycetospora corticicola genomic window, CCGGACGCGGCCTGCCGGCCGAGGACCTGCCCGACCCCTCCCCCGCCGGGGACGGTCCCCCGCCGGTGAACCGGTGGGCCGACAAGGACCCCGACGCCGCGGCACGCCTCACGGCCGCCCGCGCCCACCTCGCCACGCTCGGCGAGCAGTGGGACACCCCGGTGGAGAACCTGCTGCAGCCCGACCTCGTCCGCCGCCTCTGCTGGACCCCTCCGGTCCCGGCCGACGCGGCGTCGGTCGAGGCGTTCCTGACGACGGGTGGTGCCCGGCCCTGGCAGCGGGAGCTCGCGCTGCCCGGGCTCGTCGCCGCGCTCGCCGAGACCGCCCCGCCCGCGGCGGCCACCCCCGCCGTCGGGAACGGGAACGGCGACGGGGACACGGCGGAGGACGCCGACGGCCCCCGTCGGTCGCCGCGTCGCCGACGACGCCGGAGCACCAGCAGCGGCGGTGCCACGGACACGGCCGGGACCGGGGACGGCGGGACGCCCGCTCAGGTCGGGACGGTCACGCCGGTGTTCAGCGACCCGGAGACCTGACCGGGCAGACCCACCCGCACCGCGAGCCCGCCGCCCTCGACGGGCTCCGCGGTGACGGTGCCGCCGTGCGCGCGGACGACGGCGCGCACGATCGACAGGCCGAGCCCGGAGCCGGGGCCGACCCGGTCGGCCCCGCGGCGGAACGGCTCGAACAGGGCGGGGACGCGGGCCGGGTCGAGCACCGGGCCGGACGAGGCGACGACCAGCTCGACCCGGTCCTCGGCGCTCCCGGTCCGCACCGTGATCCAGCCGCCGTCGACGTTGTGACGCACGGCGTTCTCCACGAGGTTGCCCACGACCCGCTCCAGCAGCGCCGCGTCGCCGACGACGACCGCCCCCGGGCCGACCGACCCGTCGTCCGGACCGATCTCCACGGACAACCGGCGGGCCTCGACCTCGGCGCGCACCGCGTCGAGCGCGCCGCGGGCGGCCAGGTCGAGGTCGACCGGCTCGTCGCCGTCGGAGGCCCGGCGCTCGGCGGCCTCGGTGCGGGCGAGCAGCAGCAACCCGTCGACGAGCCCCTCGGCGCGCTTGGTGGCGTCCCGCAGGACGCCCGCCATGCGGCGCAGCTCGTCGACGTCGGCGTCCGGGTCGGCCAGCGTCACGTCGATCTCGGTGCGCAGCACGGCCAGCGGGGTGCGCAGCTCGTGGCTGGCGTTGGCGACGAACCGGCGCTGGGCGTCGAACGCGGCCTGCAGCCGGTCGAGCATCTCGTCGAAGGTGTCGGCGAGCTCGGCGACCTCGTCACGCGGGCCCTCGAGGTCGATCCGGGCGTCGAGGGACTCGGCGGAGAGCCGGCGGGCGGTCGCGGTGACGTCGTGCACCGGCTGCAGCACGTGCCCGGTCAGCACCCAGGACACCAGCGCCGCGGCGAGCACCACGAACGCGAAGGCGACCGAGCCGACCTGCAGGACCTCGGATCGCGCGCTGTGCCCGAGCGCCGCGGCGATCTCCCCGGCCGGGACGGAGACGCCGTCGACCAGCACCGGGGTGCCCGGCGGGAGCGTGGGCAGGCTCGCGGCGACCTCGCCCACGAGCATCCAGCCGAGCCAGAGCAGCACGGCGCTCACCGCCGCCACCAGCCCGGTGGCGAGCAGCGTCAGGCGCACCCGCAGGCCGGGCCCGCGTCGACGGCGGGCCCGCGCGGGGCGCGACCCGGTCCGGTCCTCGCGGCGCAGCACGGTCGCAGAGCCTACGACCGGTCGGGCACCGGGGAGGTGAAGGTGGCCCGGTGGCACACACCCCCGGCACGCCATGGGCCCGGGTCGCGCCCCTCGTGGGGGTGCGGCCCGGGCCCGGGTGACGACGCGACTAGTTGATCGCGTGGATCGGGGACTTGCAGCTCTTGGCGATGGCCGCGCCGTTGCCCTCGTGCGCCTTCGAGGCGACGGGGACGCCCACGGCGTTGTCCTGCACGGGGACCTGGATGCCACCGACGTTGACCGGCACGTCGTTGTTGCAGACGTTGACCGGGGTGTTCGGGGCGAAGTCCGAGGAGTTGACGAGGCCCTTCTGCACCGTGTCGCCGCCGTGCTCGTGCGCCATGGCCATGCCGGCGGTGGAGACGAGGCCCGAGCTGATCAGGGCGGACGCGAGGACGGCCTTGCGCATCATCGACACGATGAGGTTCCTTTCGTGGGGAGCTGTTCGGCACTCACGTGGAGTCAGTGTCCGAATACGTGCAGTGAACGAGGCTCCGGATCCTCGGGACACGCTTTCCGACACCCCTTCCGTCGATCGGGTGATGGTGGACGGGAAAGGTGTTCCCCTGCGCCCGATCGGGCAGGTGCGGCATCCTCGGGTCCCATGACCGACACCGTGATCGTCGAGGTCGCCGTCAACGGCACCACGACGCGGGAGACGAACCCGCACGTCCCCCGTACCCCGGCGGAGATCGCCGC contains:
- a CDS encoding sensor histidine kinase, whose amino-acid sequence is MRREDRTGSRPARARRRRGPGLRVRLTLLATGLVAAVSAVLLWLGWMLVGEVAASLPTLPPGTPVLVDGVSVPAGEIAAALGHSARSEVLQVGSVAFAFVVLAAALVSWVLTGHVLQPVHDVTATARRLSAESLDARIDLEGPRDEVAELADTFDEMLDRLQAAFDAQRRFVANASHELRTPLAVLRTEIDVTLADPDADVDELRRMAGVLRDATKRAEGLVDGLLLLARTEAAERRASDGDEPVDLDLAARGALDAVRAEVEARRLSVEIGPDDGSVGPGAVVVGDAALLERVVGNLVENAVRHNVDGGWITVRTGSAEDRVELVVASSGPVLDPARVPALFEPFRRGADRVGPGSGLGLSIVRAVVRAHGGTVTAEPVEGGGLAVRVGLPGQVSGSLNTGVTVPT